A stretch of Miscanthus floridulus cultivar M001 chromosome 13, ASM1932011v1, whole genome shotgun sequence DNA encodes these proteins:
- the LOC136501364 gene encoding E3 ubiquitin-protein ligase RING1-like — translation MSSSAPSPPAGAPPEPPPPPEFYCYECDATVSLPAEPVAPSSARRPLCPLCHSDFIEENPSTPSPPPPPPPPPPLLFSGSSSSSLSDDPDDDFDFVMDPDEARAYLSRLVHRHRLQDDDGPFDVAAAAAVSVLQQHGPRPRPGRHGLGGGGEPPATAASIAALPTVEVAEPAAVCAICKDDLPLASEARKLPCAHLYHSFCIVTWLQMHNSCPVCRFRIPSAAAADEAAPSEQDPTTTRVTIRFTTTTRRRVRVGGDAQLAAPISASPTQLAQAITGDGAGGPANSGETVSSEWPPHPESDTVMSEAREGDAFFD, via the coding sequence ATGTCCTCGTCCGCACCCTCCCCGCCCGCCGGCGCGCCGCCGGAGCCGCCCCCGCCCCCGGAGTTCTACTGCTACGAGTGCGATGCCACGGTCTCGCTGCCCGCCGAGCCGGTCGCGCCCTCCTCGGCCCGGCGGCCCCTCTGCCCGCTCTGCCATAGCGATTTCATCGAGGAGAACCCTAGCACCCcgtctccgcctccacctccgccgccgccgccaccgctgctcttctctggctcctcctcctcctcgctctcCGACGACCCCGACGACGACTTCGACTTCGTCATGGACCCCGACGAGGCGCGCGCCTACCTCAGCCGCCtcgtccaccgccaccgcctccaagACGACGACGGGCCCTtcgacgtcgccgccgccgccgccgtctccgtgCTCCAGCAGCacggcccccgcccccgccccggcCGCCACGGTCTCGGCGGAGGAGGGGAGCCCCCCGCCACGGCCGCCTCCATCGCCGCGCTGCCCACGGTCGAGGTGGCCGAGCCCGCCGCCGTCTGCGCCATCTGCAAGGACGACCTGCCCCTCGCCTCCGAGGCCCGGAAGCTCCCCTGCGCCCACCTCTACCACTCCTTCTGCATCGTCACCTGGCTCCAGATGCACAACTCCTGCCCCGTCTGCCGCTTCCGcatcccctccgccgccgccgccgacgaggcCGCGCCGTCGGAGCAGGACCCGACGACCACGCGGGTCACCATCCGCTTCACGACCACCACGCGCCGCCGCGTCCGCGTCGGCGGCGATGCGCAGCTGGCGGCTCCTATCTCGGCGTCGCCCACGCAGCTCGCACAGGCTATTACTGGGGATGGAGCTGGTGGACCTGCCAATAGCGGCGAGACCGTGTCGTCTGAGTGGCCTCCGCACCCCGAGTCCGATACAGTCATGTCGGAGGCACGCGAGGGGGATGCCTTTTTTGATTGA